The window AGGCTGCGGATCCGTTCGGCGAAACGGCCGGTGTCTTCATCGTGATCCATGACCACGAGGGCTTTCAGCTTTTTTTCGGGATCGGCCAGTAAGGCGTTGACTTCGAATCCGGCGGTCGTTGTCGGCGCTTTCTCCCAGACGGTTTTCAGGCGCTCCGCGGCCGCGGCATCCCCGACCGGGGCATAACCCGGCCAGAGGTCGTGAACGGCGCCCATATCGTAGCCGCCGACGATATTGCAGATGCCCGTGATGGGATTGATGCCGCAGCCTTCCCGGCCGGCATGTCCGGAGAGAAGAAACAGGTTGTGGAGCACGGCGATCGTGTCGCGGTCGAGGCCGGAAATCCCCGAAGAGAAGAAAGCCATGGCCCGCTTCGCTCCGGCCAGCCGGAGGGCGACGCCGCGAATGTCATCGGAACTCAATCCGGTCAGACGTTCGATATCGGGCATGTTCAGGCCCCGGAGCGATTCGGCGAAGGCCTCGAAACCCGAATTGCGGTTGTCGGCGAACTCCCGGGCGGCCCGGCCGTCCTCGATGAGCGTCTTGGCCATGGCAGCCAGAACGAGGGCGATTGTACCGGGTTTGTTCTGTATGTGGGTGCGGCTGAGTTCCGCAATTTGGGTCCGCCTGGCCCCGATCGTCACGAGGTCCGCGCCCTGAAGTGCGGCCAGATGAAGATCGCTCCCGACAATCGGGTTCTGGCGTGTGATGTCCGCGCCTGCGACAAGGAGAAAGTCGGCCTTGGCGATGTCGGCCAGCGAGCCCGGCATTGCTGGGATTCCGCAGCTTCCACCCAGAACGTCGACCGCCTCGCGGTGGCCGTCGTCCGAAAGGAGGGAGATGTTGTTCGAGCCGAGGACGGAACGGGCCAGCTTGACCAGGGAATAGATGTCCTCGTTCGAAGCGCGGGGAGACGCCCAGAAGGCCGCTTCGGATCCGGCGAAGCCGCCCAGGCGGTCGGCGACCAGATCCAGGGCTTCGGAGAGCGGGACCTTCTCGAAATGTCCGTTTCTCCGGACAAGAGGATGGAGAATGCGCTCCTTTGTCCCCAGAAGTTCATGGATATGCCAGCCTCGGACACACAGCCGGCCCTTGCCGACGGGATGCCCGGGGGAGGCGAAAACCCCCGTGATGGACCCGTTTTCAACTCTGAGGTTGTGTCCGCAGCCCGTGCCGCAGAAGTTGCATACGCCCGGTTTGTAGGTCATGCCGCATGCTCCTCTGTGATTTCGTCCGGTGGGAAGTTTGAAACTGTTACAAATAATGGCTTTCCGGCACTCATCCCGGACGCTCATGCCGAAATCCGGAGTGTTCTCCGCCGAAAAGGGAGAACGGGATTATCGGCTTGAGAGGTATTTTAAACATAGAAAGGAGGATTTGTAAAGCAAAACCGGGTTTTTCACGCCGTTTACTCACCGTTCCGGGAGGCGCCTGCGGAACTCGCACATTTGAGCGTGAGTCTTCAGGATATCTAACACATCAGACCGCTTATCCGATGGCCGGTTCAAGCTCAGACATCCTCGGCGCCCAAAACCAGGGTTCCCTCCCGAAACGCCTCGTAAAGGCCATCATGATCTATTCACGATTTGAGGCGGCTGCAGATGCAAGGCGCGGAGGGTGAAGCTGTACTCTTCAGTACTGCGAACCCTTCGCAACGAGGCAGATGTGGCCGAATCGGATCGCCTGAAGGGTTAAAATGCCGGCTTTAAATAGGAAGCTCTGCGGCATTTTAATGAAGAGATCAGGATGAACCCGAACATGGTCGCTGCAGATGCCTCGGGCTGCCCCTGATTAAATATCATGAGGAGAGGGTGAGTTTGGCGAGGTGGAAGCGCACGAGGTACAGGATATTATAGAGGGCGCTGATGCCGCCCATGAACCGCTCCTTGATCATGCCCTTCGGAATCTCCTCGACGGACGCTTTGATGCTGTCGAGTTCGGAGGCCAGTTTGGCGGCATCGCGCTCCGCTTCCCGGAGGCCGGAGCGGGCGGCGATTTCGGCGATGGCGGCGGGAATTCGGGCGATTTCCTGAAAAGCCGCACGGAGCAGATCCCGCTTTTCCGCCGGGAAACTCCGGACCATCTTTTCAATGACACAGATTCGGACCAGAGCATATCCGATATGGACGGCGGCCATGTCTCTGTCGTGGAAGCGTTCGGGGTAACGCTTGAGATAAGCTTCGCCCAGCCGGATCATGTCCTCGGTTTCAAAGGGAAAATCGCCGTTGAATGAAACGAGCGTTTTCCGGAAGGCCTCAAGGTCCGGGTTCCGGACAAAAACCTCGGCGGGACTTGGATTCATGAAGTCCGGCGCCGGAATTCAGGATTTCGGGAGCGCCTTGGCCAGGACCGAGAGAAGGACGTCGAAGTTGACGGGCTTCTGAAAAACGCCGTTGAATCCGAGATCGGCCGGATTGATGTTTCGGGCCGTGGCATCTCCGATCGTGCTCAGGAGGTAGACCGGGACATCCGGACGCTCGTCCTTGAGGACCTTGGCCACCTTGGCTCCGGCATCCACGTCCTCCATCATCATGTCGCAGAGGACAATGTCCGGCTTCATGACCCGGAATTTTTCCAGACCTTCCTTGCCGCTGATTGCGGTTTCCGTCGTGTAGCCGTTTCCGTCCAGAATGGCCTTTACGGATTCATTGATGGCGGGGTCGTCGTCGATGACGAGAACTTTCCTTTTTTCAGTCATGTCAACCTCCGGGGGAAATCCTTTCCTTTTATATCACAGTCAGGGGCTTGATGAAAGATCCTTTCGGGAACGGGATTTACGGAAAAACAGATAAACCGGGACGCCCAACAGGACCGTCAGAACGGCCAGCGAGGATTCGAAGGGCCTTTCGAAATAGGACAGAATGAGAACGGCGGCACCGGCGGTCAGATAGATGACGGGAGCCAGGGGAAACAGGGGGAATTTCAACAGGCGGTGGCCCTTCCTTCTCAACTTGAAGACACCCCACACCGCAAGAAGGGGAAAGAGGCCGAGCGAGAAACCCATGTAGGTTAAAAGCTGATCGAAGGTTCCCAGAAGGACCATGATCGAGGCGATCGCTCCCTGAAGAAGGATGGCCCGGGCCGGGACGCCGAACTTGGGATGAACGACGGCCAGAGACTTGAAGAAGTGGCCGTCCCGGGCCATGGCGTAATAGACCCGGGGTCCGAGAATGATGAAGGCGCTCAGCGACGAGAACAAAGCGAAGGAGACAAAGACGGCGATCACGGTTTCAACCGCCGGACCGAAAAGACTTCCCGCGGCCAGCGCCGCGATGGAGATGACGCCTTCCATCTCACCGGGCGGCACGGCATAAACATAAAAGAGATTGAGCGAGAGATAGAGAAGCGTCACAAGCCCCGTTCCCAGCAGAAGCGAGCGGGGGAGGTTGCGGGCGGGATTTTTGGCTTCGGATCCGAGGTAGGCCGAGGCGTTCCAGCCGGAATAGGCGAAGAGGATC of the Acidobacteriota bacterium genome contains:
- a CDS encoding molybdopterin-dependent oxidoreductase, producing the protein MTYKPGVCNFCGTGCGHNLRVENGSITGVFASPGHPVGKGRLCVRGWHIHELLGTKERILHPLVRRNGHFEKVPLSEALDLVADRLGGFAGSEAAFWASPRASNEDIYSLVKLARSVLGSNNISLLSDDGHREAVDVLGGSCGIPAMPGSLADIAKADFLLVAGADITRQNPIVGSDLHLAALQGADLVTIGARRTQIAELSRTHIQNKPGTIALVLAAMAKTLIEDGRAAREFADNRNSGFEAFAESLRGLNMPDIERLTGLSSDDIRGVALRLAGAKRAMAFFSSGISGLDRDTIAVLHNLFLLSGHAGREGCGINPITGICNIVGGYDMGAVHDLWPGYAPVGDAAAAERLKTVWEKAPTTTAGFEVNALLADPEKKLKALVVMDHDEDTGRFAERIRSLDFVVYTGAYANPFLESAHVVLPAASYVETDGTFTNTERRIQLSRAKAEAPPDALPAWRIFSEIAARRKQDWGFRSPENVMREIAKVVPAYSGVTYAKLEKDFGIQWQGAGAGTPAFAPISGAFQVPETSEEYPFLLLTGEANHFWHRNTIMRRTQIPMREYNALLLLYPNGFVEIAEEDAKRLGLRERTPVSLTSAEGALTSFTRISKALKPGAAYVPYFLHETIARLLPSAWGSSSRGEDAAVPIRIEKV
- a CDS encoding response regulator; amino-acid sequence: MTEKRKVLVIDDDPAINESVKAILDGNGYTTETAISGKEGLEKFRVMKPDIVLCDMMMEDVDAGAKVAKVLKDERPDVPVYLLSTIGDATARNINPADLGFNGVFQKPVNFDVLLSVLAKALPKS
- a CDS encoding amino acid permease, which encodes MKTTSPASAASPETANGLRRTLGLFPLTNIVVANMIGAGIFTTSGLLMRDLRDPGLMLLLWAVGGLIALCGALSYGELGAALPHAGGEYAFLSRIYHPLPGFLSGWVSFFVGFSAPIAASAIGFTEYLVRAFPGLLPEGTVSLVGKKALAIAVILAFTLLHTRGLELGTRVQNFLTILKVALVVGLVAGGFALGKGSLTHLTTGPGPGTGFAAWKTAGLSLMWILFAYSGWNASAYLGSEAKNPARNLPRSLLLGTGLVTLLYLSLNLFYVYAVPPGEMEGVISIAALAAGSLFGPAVETVIAVFVSFALFSSLSAFIILGPRVYYAMARDGHFFKSLAVVHPKFGVPARAILLQGAIASIMVLLGTFDQLLTYMGFSLGLFPLLAVWGVFKLRRKGHRLLKFPLFPLAPVIYLTAGAAVLILSYFERPFESSLAVLTVLLGVPVYLFFRKSRSRKDLSSSP